A window of Verrucomicrobiia bacterium contains these coding sequences:
- the nuoH gene encoding NADH-quinone oxidoreductase subunit NuoH, with amino-acid sequence MHPIESLTNWLNGLTPANQFIVFSCIKIAIVFGILLTFVAYSVLAERKISAWIQDRVGPNRVALPLIGSIPILGPFLTRLGIWQPMVDGLKSFLKEDFTPGHVRKVYFWLAPAITMIPALLTVAVIPFGSNIGGQHMVVANLNVGILYSFGIVSLGVYGIVLAGYAANSKYPFLGGIRSSAQLISYEICMGMSVIGVFMIVGSLNLGDVIAYQTHTCWLILKQPLGFVIFLVAAFAETNRLPFDMPECESELVAGYNTEYSSMKFALFFMGEYANMIVSAGMMVTLFLGGWTLPFAGLDQPATTVTMGIVSILIFLAKVIVLMGLFIWVRWMLPRFRYDQLMNLGWQRFIPLTLANIFVTALILWIIALKH; translated from the coding sequence ATGCACCCTATTGAATCACTCACGAACTGGTTGAACGGCCTGACGCCGGCAAACCAATTCATCGTTTTTTCCTGCATCAAAATCGCCATCGTCTTCGGCATTTTGCTGACCTTCGTCGCGTATTCAGTTTTGGCCGAGCGCAAAATTTCCGCGTGGATTCAGGATCGCGTCGGCCCGAATCGCGTGGCGCTGCCGTTGATCGGAAGCATTCCGATTCTCGGACCATTTCTGACGCGCCTCGGTATTTGGCAGCCGATGGTGGATGGGCTCAAATCGTTTTTGAAGGAAGACTTCACGCCCGGCCACGTGCGCAAAGTTTATTTCTGGCTCGCGCCCGCGATCACGATGATTCCCGCGTTGCTCACGGTAGCGGTGATTCCATTCGGCTCGAACATCGGCGGGCAGCACATGGTCGTCGCGAATTTGAACGTCGGCATTCTCTACAGCTTCGGGATCGTTTCACTCGGTGTGTATGGCATCGTGCTTGCGGGTTACGCGGCGAATTCCAAATATCCGTTCCTTGGCGGCATCCGTTCGAGCGCGCAACTTATCTCCTACGAAATCTGCATGGGCATGTCCGTCATCGGCGTGTTCATGATCGTGGGCAGTTTGAACCTGGGCGATGTCATCGCCTACCAGACGCACACCTGCTGGCTGATTCTCAAGCAGCCGCTGGGTTTCGTGATTTTCCTCGTGGCGGCGTTTGCGGAAACGAACCGCCTGCCATTCGACATGCCCGAATGCGAAAGCGAACTCGTGGCCGGTTACAACACCGAATATAGCTCGATGAAATTTGCGCTGTTTTTCATGGGCGAATACGCCAACATGATCGTTTCGGCGGGCATGATGGTGACGCTGTTCCTCGGCGGATGGACGTTGCCATTCGCGGGACTCGACCAGCCGGCCACGACCGTCACGATGGGCATCGTCAGCATCCTGATTTTCCTGGCGAAGGTGATTGTGCTCATGGGCCTGTTCATTTGGGTGCGGTGGATGCTGCCGCGGTTTCGTTACGACCAGTTGATGAACCTGGGCTGGCAGCGGTTCATTCCGTTGACGCTGGCGAATATTTTTGTGACGGCGTTGATTTTGTGGATCATCGCCTTGAAGCATTGA
- a CDS encoding NADH-quinone oxidoreductase subunit J, with amino-acid sequence MFYIFSALALLCGVFVIVGRNPVNSAMFLVLTILSLAGLFVLLHAFFLAAVQIIVYAGAVIVLFLFVIMLLDLKEEQRRKIKVASVGLGVVSVAAIGGLFWRALSQTPLSATSGVEGGPLELGRILFSSYTLPFEILSVLLLVAMVGVILISKKDLK; translated from the coding sequence TTGTTTTATATATTTTCGGCGCTGGCGCTGCTTTGCGGCGTGTTTGTCATTGTGGGGCGCAACCCCGTGAACAGCGCCATGTTCCTGGTGCTCACGATTCTTTCGCTCGCGGGATTGTTCGTCCTGCTGCACGCGTTTTTTCTCGCGGCGGTGCAGATCATCGTTTACGCGGGTGCGGTGATCGTGTTGTTCCTGTTTGTGATCATGCTGCTCGATTTGAAAGAAGAACAGCGCCGCAAGATCAAGGTCGCCAGCGTTGGCCTGGGGGTGGTTTCGGTTGCGGCCATCGGCGGTTTATTTTGGCGCGCGCTTTCGCAAACGCCGTTGTCGGCGACCTCCGGCGTCGAGGGCGGGCCGTTGGAACTGGGGCGCATCCTGTTTTCAAGTTATACGCTGCCATTTGAAATATTGTCCGTGCTGCTGCTCGTGGCGATGGTGGGCGTGATTCTCATCAGCAAAAAGGATTTGAAATGA
- the nuoK gene encoding NADH-quinone oxidoreductase subunit NuoK, with amino-acid sequence MNLTPVGPEHYLIVSGLLFCLGLMGVVMRRNLLVIYMCLEMMLNAANLALVAMSRSNGNLDGQIVVFFIITVAAAEVAVGLALIVALYRRRQTAHVEDLTAMKF; translated from the coding sequence ATGAACCTGACGCCGGTGGGGCCGGAACATTATTTGATCGTGAGCGGGCTGCTGTTTTGCCTGGGATTGATGGGCGTAGTCATGCGCCGCAATCTTCTGGTGATTTATATGTGCCTCGAGATGATGCTCAACGCCGCGAACCTCGCGCTGGTCGCGATGTCCCGCAGCAACGGCAATCTCGACGGACAGATCGTGGTGTTCTTTATCATCACGGTCGCGGCGGCGGAAGTCGCGGTAGGGCTGGCGCTGATCGTGGCGTTGTATCGCCGCCGGCAAACGGCCCACGTTGAAGATCTCACGGCAATGAAATTTTAG
- a CDS encoding redoxin domain-containing protein: protein MKNFWRVTFFQLWLGVFLSAGLLNCRSAETAGLGLDGKSLNPLANTNAATVLVFISDDCPISNRYGPELERLEKAYSSRGVKFWLVHSDATETASAIREHARAYELTIPEIRDPHQELAKLAHAQATPTAAVFTPVGKLVYHGRIDNRAVTLGTERAHATTHDLTDALDAVLAGRAVAVPATLAVGCAIPGL from the coding sequence ATGAAGAATTTTTGGCGAGTTACATTTTTTCAGTTGTGGCTGGGCGTTTTTTTGAGCGCTGGGTTGTTGAATTGCAGGTCGGCGGAAACGGCGGGTCTTGGACTGGATGGGAAATCGCTGAATCCTCTGGCGAACACGAATGCGGCGACGGTGCTGGTTTTTATCAGTGACGATTGCCCGATTTCAAATCGTTACGGGCCGGAGCTTGAGCGATTAGAGAAGGCATATTCTTCGCGCGGGGTAAAATTCTGGCTGGTGCATTCGGATGCGACGGAGACGGCGTCGGCGATTCGCGAGCATGCGCGTGCGTACGAATTGACGATCCCGGAGATACGGGACCCGCATCAGGAGTTGGCGAAGTTAGCGCATGCGCAGGCGACGCCGACGGCGGCGGTGTTCACGCCCGTTGGGAAATTGGTGTATCACGGGCGGATTGATAATCGCGCGGTGACTTTGGGGACGGAACGCGCGCATGCGACGACGCATGATTTGACGGATGCGTTGGATGCGGTGCTGGCGGGTCGCGCTGTCGCGGTGCCGGCGACGCTGGCGGTGGGGTGTGCGATACCGGGGTTGTGA
- a CDS encoding DUF5009 domain-containing protein, whose product MQTKSQPRPAKAATSSTRLVSLDVFRGATIASMMLVNNPGSWDALYPQLDHAEWTGWTFTDVIFPFFLWIVGVAIPLSTAKRLERGESRSTLFLHVIRRAAIIFAFGLFLAFFSFVINGSFAKDGGLGPWLSEIAGTIRIPGVLQRIAICYLLASAIFLTSKWRGQIAWLIGLLAGYWLLMKFAPVPGHAPWDFTKEGNFSAYVDARVLGKHTWHGAPWDPEGIVSTIPAIATCLFGILTGQLLQIKRSAEQKTAWLFVGGNLLMFTGAVLNIWIPISKNLWTTSYSVFMAGLAANIFAICYWLVDVKGWQRWSKPFAIYGMNAITVFMLSGILGRLTLEIKVRDATGNPVALKNYLFETFFNHLLANFGLSPKICSLSWALTYVVLLYLIAWFMYRRKWFLKV is encoded by the coding sequence TTGCAAACGAAAAGCCAGCCTCGCCCTGCAAAAGCCGCCACATCCTCCACCCGCCTCGTGTCGCTCGATGTTTTTCGCGGCGCGACGATTGCCTCCATGATGCTCGTGAACAATCCCGGCTCCTGGGACGCCCTCTACCCGCAACTCGATCACGCCGAATGGACCGGCTGGACTTTCACCGACGTTATCTTTCCTTTTTTCCTCTGGATCGTCGGCGTCGCGATTCCACTTTCCACCGCCAAACGGCTCGAACGCGGCGAGAGTCGTTCCACACTTTTTCTGCACGTCATTCGCCGCGCGGCCATCATTTTTGCTTTCGGATTGTTCCTCGCTTTCTTCAGCTTCGTCATCAACGGTTCGTTTGCCAAAGACGGCGGCCTCGGCCCGTGGCTCAGCGAAATCGCCGGAACCATTCGCATTCCGGGAGTTCTCCAGCGCATCGCGATTTGCTATCTCCTCGCCAGCGCGATTTTTCTCACCAGCAAATGGCGCGGACAAATCGCGTGGCTCATCGGCCTGCTCGCCGGTTACTGGCTGCTGATGAAATTCGCACCCGTGCCCGGCCATGCGCCGTGGGATTTCACCAAGGAAGGAAATTTTTCTGCCTACGTGGATGCCCGCGTCCTCGGCAAACACACCTGGCACGGCGCGCCCTGGGACCCCGAAGGCATCGTCAGCACCATCCCCGCCATCGCGACCTGCCTCTTCGGCATCCTCACCGGCCAGCTTTTGCAAATCAAACGCAGCGCCGAACAAAAAACCGCGTGGCTGTTCGTCGGCGGCAATTTGCTCATGTTCACCGGCGCCGTGCTCAACATCTGGATACCCATCAGCAAAAATTTGTGGACCACGTCCTATTCCGTTTTCATGGCGGGATTGGCGGCGAATATTTTCGCCATCTGCTATTGGCTCGTGGATGTGAAAGGCTGGCAACGCTGGTCAAAACCATTCGCCATTTACGGCATGAACGCCATCACCGTCTTCATGCTGTCGGGAATCCTCGGCCGCCTCACTCTGGAAATCAAAGTCCGCGACGCCACCGGCAATCCCGTCGCGCTAAAAAATTACCTCTTCGAAACCTTTTTCAACCACCTTCTCGCCAACTTCGGCCTCTCACCAAAAATCTGTTCCCTAAGCTGGGCGCTAACCTACGTGGTGTTACTCTACCTAATCGCGTGGTTCATGTACCGCCGCAAATGGTTCCTAAAAGTTTAA
- a CDS encoding NADH-quinone oxidoreductase subunit M, with protein MSTSLTYIIGWPFAAALLLCVVPRNYRFVMRLVAVSATLVSMLLAIKLFCQFNGAPADADGFKFVHKLPWWGVQSLGIGYHVGVDGINVGLILMGAIVAFAAACAAWEINDREKEFYVLLLVMTGGILGAFASLDLFFFYFFHELALVPTFIMIGVWGRGENKNLATFQITLYLSLGALISLIGLIALYVMSGAQSFDIVEITRHVREHPLSLASQNFIFPLLLFGFGILISLWPFHTWAPLGYGSAPTSTAMLHAGVLKKFGLYGLIRIALPLLPQATAHWATVISWLCLGNIVYCGLVAMRQKNLNMLIGYSSVAHMGFVFLGLVSLNIIGVTGAVMVMIAHGFLAALTFGLSGYIYQETGTLEIAQLGGLLRRLRFVGAALIMAMFAGCGVPGFANFVGEVSVFFGAWKNFPLVTGLALWGALVIGAVYMLRAVRNVLHGPLPDKWMAVAESTWPLRKLPYLALLMSLLIFGFFPRLLTDKIQPSAETIVNMATAPAMNVRASVVAQANP; from the coding sequence ATGTCCACCTCTCTCACATATATTATTGGCTGGCCGTTTGCGGCGGCGTTGTTGTTGTGTGTCGTGCCGCGGAATTATCGGTTCGTGATGCGGTTGGTTGCGGTATCGGCGACGCTGGTGAGCATGCTGCTCGCGATCAAATTGTTCTGCCAATTCAATGGCGCACCGGCGGATGCGGATGGTTTCAAATTCGTGCACAAACTTCCGTGGTGGGGCGTGCAATCATTGGGCATCGGTTATCACGTCGGGGTGGATGGCATCAATGTGGGGCTGATTTTGATGGGCGCGATTGTGGCGTTCGCGGCGGCGTGCGCGGCCTGGGAAATCAATGATCGGGAAAAAGAATTTTACGTTTTGTTGCTGGTGATGACGGGGGGAATTCTCGGCGCGTTTGCATCGCTGGATTTGTTTTTCTTTTATTTCTTCCACGAACTCGCGCTGGTGCCGACGTTCATCATGATCGGCGTGTGGGGCCGGGGCGAAAATAAAAATCTCGCGACGTTCCAGATCACGCTTTACTTGAGTTTGGGCGCGCTGATTTCCTTGATCGGTTTGATCGCGCTTTATGTCATGTCCGGCGCGCAATCGTTTGACATTGTCGAAATCACGCGGCATGTGCGGGAACATCCGTTATCGCTGGCTTCGCAAAACTTTATTTTTCCGCTGCTGCTGTTCGGATTCGGCATCCTGATTTCGCTGTGGCCGTTTCATACGTGGGCGCCGCTTGGGTATGGTTCCGCGCCGACTTCGACCGCGATGCTGCACGCGGGCGTGCTGAAAAAATTCGGTTTGTATGGCTTGATTCGCATCGCGCTTCCGCTGTTGCCGCAAGCGACGGCGCATTGGGCGACGGTCATTTCGTGGCTTTGCCTCGGCAATATCGTTTATTGCGGGCTGGTCGCGATGCGCCAGAAAAACCTGAATATGCTCATCGGTTATTCCAGCGTGGCGCACATGGGTTTTGTTTTTCTCGGATTGGTGAGCCTGAATATTATCGGCGTGACGGGCGCGGTAATGGTGATGATCGCGCACGGTTTTCTCGCGGCGCTGACGTTTGGCTTGAGCGGATATATTTACCAGGAGACGGGCACGCTGGAGATCGCGCAACTGGGCGGATTGTTGCGCCGGTTGCGGTTTGTGGGAGCGGCGCTCATCATGGCGATGTTCGCGGGTTGCGGAGTGCCGGGCTTTGCGAATTTCGTGGGTGAAGTTTCGGTGTTCTTCGGCGCGTGGAAAAATTTTCCTTTGGTGACGGGGCTCGCGCTCTGGGGCGCGCTGGTGATCGGGGCGGTTTATATGTTGCGCGCAGTGCGCAATGTTTTGCACGGGCCGCTGCCGGACAAATGGATGGCGGTGGCGGAATCCACGTGGCCGTTGCGCAAATTGCCGTACCTCGCGCTGTTGATGAGCCTTTTGATCTTCGGATTTTTCCCGCGACTGCTGACCGATAAAATCCAGCCGAGCGCGGAGACCATCGTGAACATGGCGACGGCCCCGGCGATGAATGTCAGGGCCTCGGTGGTGGCGCAGGCAAATCCGTGA
- a CDS encoding NADH-quinone oxidoreductase subunit N yields the protein MNYSLIILEIEVVILGLALLLADLWTPSLKQKRNLGYFAAIALGIILVTSFGFEGRLIRFAFGGEYVMDDLAMFFKRFFLVAAIIVLVLSVEFADQMEAGISEFYALIVFALAGMMFAASANDFGLMFVALELITVTFYILTSFQRNRLLSLEAGVKYLVFGALSSAFMVYGIALIFGTTGKLNFHDIAAMGGQLEGNRLFLLGILLVLVGLGFKISAFPVQMWAPDVYQGSPTPATAFLAVGSKAAGFVLVLRVLFAAAPVATAMGTKLLIGIAMVTILYGNLCAIPQRNLKRLLGYSSISNAGYMLLGVAALSTAGQSALLYYLGGYLFTLLAAFSVIILVMRKLDSEQISSLAGLHHRSPLLAATLTMSMVSLAGIPPLAGFFGKFLLLKSIVEQGAWNHGYYWLAAVTLFGVVISIYYYFGVVKAIYWSKDAPDLSPITISRPMKATIYGCIAGMLFLGLFPNAVVNWTDQAARALPEIKR from the coding sequence ATGAATTATTCGCTGATCATTTTGGAAATCGAAGTGGTGATACTCGGCCTGGCGCTGCTGCTGGCCGACCTGTGGACGCCTTCGCTCAAGCAGAAGCGCAACCTGGGATATTTCGCCGCAATCGCGCTGGGCATCATTTTGGTGACGAGCTTTGGTTTCGAGGGACGGCTCATTCGTTTCGCTTTTGGCGGCGAATATGTCATGGACGACCTCGCGATGTTTTTCAAACGCTTCTTTTTGGTCGCTGCGATCATCGTTTTGGTGTTGTCAGTGGAATTCGCCGACCAGATGGAAGCGGGCATCTCGGAATTTTACGCGCTGATCGTTTTTGCGCTCGCGGGAATGATGTTTGCGGCGTCGGCGAATGACTTCGGGCTGATGTTCGTGGCGCTGGAACTGATCACAGTGACGTTTTATATCCTCACCAGTTTTCAACGCAACCGCCTGTTGAGCCTCGAAGCGGGGGTGAAATATCTTGTGTTCGGCGCGCTGTCCTCGGCGTTCATGGTTTATGGCATCGCTTTGATTTTTGGGACGACGGGCAAATTGAATTTTCACGACATCGCGGCAATGGGCGGGCAACTGGAAGGCAATCGGTTGTTTCTGCTGGGCATTTTGCTCGTGCTGGTCGGGCTGGGATTCAAGATTTCGGCGTTCCCGGTGCAGATGTGGGCGCCGGATGTTTATCAGGGTTCGCCGACGCCCGCGACGGCTTTTCTGGCGGTCGGTTCCAAGGCAGCGGGATTTGTTTTGGTGTTGCGCGTGTTGTTTGCGGCGGCTCCGGTGGCAACCGCGATGGGGACGAAGTTGCTTATCGGCATCGCGATGGTGACGATCCTTTACGGCAACCTGTGTGCGATTCCGCAGCGCAACTTGAAACGGCTGCTGGGATATTCGAGCATCTCGAACGCGGGTTACATGCTGCTGGGCGTGGCGGCGCTGAGCACGGCGGGACAATCGGCACTGCTGTATTATTTGGGCGGTTATCTGTTCACGCTGCTCGCGGCGTTCTCGGTGATTATTCTTGTGATGCGCAAACTGGACTCAGAGCAAATTTCTTCACTGGCGGGATTGCATCATCGTTCGCCGCTGCTGGCGGCGACGCTGACGATGTCCATGGTTTCGCTGGCGGGCATTCCGCCGCTGGCGGGATTTTTCGGCAAATTTCTGTTGTTGAAATCAATCGTGGAGCAAGGGGCGTGGAATCATGGCTATTACTGGCTCGCGGCGGTGACGCTTTTTGGGGTGGTGATTTCGATCTATTATTATTTCGGCGTGGTGAAGGCGATTTATTGGTCGAAGGATGCGCCGGACCTTTCGCCCATCACGATTTCCCGCCCGATGAAAGCGACGATTTATGGATGCATCGCGGGGATGTTATTTCTCGGCTTGTTCCCGAACGCGGTGGTGAATTGGACGGATCAGGCGGCGAGGGCGTTGCCGGAGATTAAGCGCTAG
- the xylB gene encoding xylulokinase, producing the protein MRTLLIGIDSGTQSTKVLVVDARNGKVLGSAAQAYGLIPKLPPGAKEQHPKTWRDATARAMRDALKAAKAKAAEVVAIGVSGQQHGFVPLDAKGEVIRPAKLWCDTSTIAECEEITEKLGGTKKTIAALGNAVLPGFTAPKILWLKKHEPKHFARLATVLLPHDYLNFWLTGNRVMEFGDASGTALFDVRKRKWSAAALAAIDSGLEEKLPPLISSDQPAGGLSAATAKELGLNPSVLVSAGGGDNMMGAIGTGNTSEGVITASFGTSGTIYACANKPVVDPEGEIAAFCDSTNRWLPLLCTMNVTTATELMRKSSGWTHEIFSTAVARVPAGARGLLLLPYLEGERTPNVPSGTGVLLGVNHGTYAPEHLARAAMEGVTMGMNYGLRRLAELGVKPAQIRVTGGGAKSKVWRQIMADVFNAEVVTLKVGEGAAYGAALQALWCWRLQAGEKVSIKEITDKFIEVNKKETAQPKRANVELYRELQALQDDISKSLRGVFAKHREFVLRGV; encoded by the coding sequence ATGAGAACACTTTTGATCGGAATTGATAGCGGAACGCAATCCACCAAAGTCCTGGTTGTGGACGCGCGAAATGGGAAGGTGCTGGGCTCGGCGGCGCAAGCTTACGGCCTGATTCCAAAACTTCCGCCGGGCGCGAAGGAGCAGCATCCCAAGACCTGGCGCGATGCGACTGCGCGCGCGATGCGGGATGCGCTTAAGGCCGCGAAAGCGAAAGCTGCGGAGGTCGTGGCCATCGGCGTGAGCGGTCAGCAGCATGGATTTGTGCCGCTGGACGCGAAGGGCGAGGTGATTCGGCCAGCGAAACTTTGGTGCGATACTTCGACGATCGCGGAGTGCGAGGAGATCACGGAGAAATTGGGCGGGACGAAAAAGACGATTGCGGCATTGGGCAATGCGGTGCTGCCGGGATTCACGGCGCCGAAAATTCTTTGGTTGAAGAAGCATGAGCCAAAACATTTTGCACGGCTGGCGACGGTGTTGTTGCCGCATGATTATTTGAATTTCTGGCTGACGGGAAATCGCGTGATGGAATTTGGCGACGCGAGCGGAACGGCGTTGTTCGACGTGCGCAAGCGCAAGTGGTCGGCGGCGGCGCTGGCGGCGATTGATAGTGGACTTGAAGAAAAATTGCCGCCGTTGATCAGCAGCGATCAGCCGGCGGGCGGATTGAGCGCGGCGACGGCGAAGGAATTGGGGCTGAACCCCAGCGTGCTGGTGAGCGCGGGCGGTGGCGACAATATGATGGGCGCGATCGGCACGGGCAACACGAGCGAGGGCGTGATCACGGCGAGCTTCGGCACGAGCGGGACGATTTACGCGTGCGCGAACAAGCCGGTGGTGGATCCCGAGGGGGAAATCGCGGCGTTCTGCGATTCGACGAACCGCTGGCTGCCGTTGTTGTGCACGATGAACGTGACGACAGCGACGGAGTTGATGCGTAAGTCGAGCGGGTGGACGCATGAAATTTTTTCGACGGCGGTGGCGCGCGTGCCGGCGGGAGCGCGGGGGCTTTTGCTGTTGCCGTATCTTGAAGGCGAGCGCACGCCGAATGTGCCGTCGGGCACGGGCGTGTTGCTGGGCGTGAATCATGGAACCTACGCGCCGGAACATCTGGCGCGCGCGGCGATGGAAGGAGTGACGATGGGAATGAATTATGGGTTGCGCCGACTGGCGGAACTGGGCGTGAAGCCAGCGCAGATTCGCGTGACGGGCGGCGGCGCGAAATCAAAGGTGTGGCGTCAAATCATGGCGGATGTTTTCAACGCGGAAGTGGTCACGCTTAAGGTCGGCGAGGGCGCGGCTTACGGGGCGGCGTTGCAGGCGCTGTGGTGCTGGCGATTGCAGGCAGGGGAGAAAGTTTCGATCAAGGAAATCACCGACAAGTTTATCGAAGTGAACAAGAAGGAAACGGCGCAACCGAAACGCGCGAATGTGGAGTTGTATCGCGAGTTACAGGCGTTGCAGGATGATATTTCGAAGAGTTTGCGCGGGGTGTTTGCGAAACATCGGGAGTTTGTGTTGCGGGGAGTATAA
- a CDS encoding NADH-quinone oxidoreductase subunit I, whose product MIVKREKLNFWERLYLPALVGGFKVTLRHFFSKKITMQYPEEKWVVPPGYRGAPYLVKDQENRTKCVSCQLCEFVCPPKAIRITPPGPAGTPDAGNVEKGPKEFEINMLRCIFCGFCQEVCPEEAIFLMKDYSLTGTNRKEMIYNKEKLLSLGGIHQDKIHKWQHKADEARAQENFPVKEI is encoded by the coding sequence ATGATTGTTAAGCGCGAAAAACTGAATTTTTGGGAACGCCTTTACCTGCCGGCGCTGGTCGGCGGGTTCAAGGTGACGCTGCGCCATTTCTTCAGCAAGAAGATCACGATGCAGTATCCCGAGGAAAAATGGGTGGTGCCGCCCGGTTATCGCGGCGCGCCGTACCTCGTGAAGGACCAGGAGAACCGGACGAAATGCGTCTCGTGCCAGTTGTGCGAATTCGTGTGCCCGCCCAAGGCCATCCGCATCACGCCGCCGGGACCCGCGGGAACGCCGGACGCCGGCAATGTCGAGAAGGGGCCGAAGGAATTTGAGATCAATATGCTGCGGTGCATCTTCTGTGGTTTCTGCCAGGAAGTGTGCCCGGAGGAAGCGATCTTCCTGATGAAAGATTATTCGCTCACCGGCACGAACCGCAAAGAGATGATTTATAACAAAGAAAAATTGCTGTCGCTCGGCGGCATTCATCAGGACAAAATCCACAAGTGGCAGCACAAGGCGGACGAAGCCCGGGCGCAGGAAAATTTTCCGGTGAAAGAAATTTAA
- the nuoL gene encoding NADH-quinone oxidoreductase subunit L, producing MAHLENLAWLILFLPLFSAVIITVFTRAKPVASAQISIGAVVVSFVLTCILFVVLHSSGATTLRDTSYSWLSVGDLDVSIGLKLDYLSLTMALIVTGVGSLIHIYSSKYMEGDGAYYRYFACLSLFTFSMLGIVLANNFLMMFIFWELVGVSSYLLIGFWYEKASAADACKKAFITNRLGDFGFLLGILLVWATLGHHLNFEDLRAYLGNHTAEYGVVATIAGLLIFCGAAGKSAQFPLHVWLPDAMEGPTPVSALIHAATMVAAGVYMLCRVFFLLNVSDSFALEVIAWIGGFTALLAALIAVQQNDIKRILAYSTLSQLGYMVMAVGMGGPTEAMYHLTTHAFFKALLFLGAGSVIYAVHHEQNIWKMGALRKKLPVTFWTFIVGTLALCGMWPLSGFFSKDGILGLALEKNHIALFVLGAGVAFLTTFYMSRLVFVAFFGGERSHAAEHPHESPGIMLWPLRILAVLSAIGGVIGIEGIYQRAFEPNTVLESGGFLGQIPARLLGPFDAQPLGAVIGLGCVIFGALLAWSLYGSASVDPLPSKLGWLSRAMRNRFYFDEFYEHVLIPYTQEAASKIADAFDRMIIAGLGVRGTEGTTDLFGRALRLAQNGSIQTYAFLLVAGLAVVLYFVLAQ from the coding sequence ATGGCACATCTGGAAAATTTAGCGTGGTTGATTTTGTTTTTGCCGCTGTTCTCGGCGGTGATCATAACGGTATTCACCCGCGCGAAACCGGTCGCGAGCGCGCAGATTTCCATCGGCGCGGTGGTGGTATCGTTCGTGTTGACGTGCATTCTGTTCGTCGTCCTGCATTCATCGGGAGCGACGACGCTGCGCGACACAAGTTACTCGTGGCTTTCGGTCGGCGATTTGGATGTGAGCATTGGTTTGAAGCTTGATTACCTCAGCCTGACGATGGCGCTGATCGTCACGGGCGTGGGCAGCCTCATCCATATTTATTCGTCGAAATACATGGAAGGCGACGGCGCGTATTACCGCTATTTCGCGTGCCTGAGTTTGTTCACGTTCTCGATGCTCGGTATCGTGCTCGCGAATAATTTTTTGATGATGTTCATTTTCTGGGAACTGGTGGGCGTGTCCAGTTATCTGCTCATCGGTTTCTGGTATGAAAAAGCTTCGGCGGCGGATGCGTGCAAAAAAGCTTTCATCACGAATCGGCTCGGCGACTTCGGTTTTCTGCTCGGCATCCTGCTTGTGTGGGCGACGCTGGGGCATCATTTGAACTTTGAGGACTTGCGCGCGTATCTCGGCAATCACACGGCGGAATACGGCGTGGTGGCCACGATCGCCGGCCTGCTGATTTTTTGCGGCGCGGCTGGCAAATCGGCGCAATTCCCGCTGCACGTGTGGTTGCCGGACGCGATGGAAGGCCCGACGCCGGTGAGCGCGCTCATCCATGCCGCGACAATGGTGGCGGCGGGTGTTTACATGCTGTGCCGGGTTTTCTTTTTACTCAATGTATCGGATTCGTTCGCGCTTGAAGTCATCGCGTGGATCGGCGGTTTTACGGCGTTACTGGCGGCGTTGATCGCGGTGCAGCAAAACGACATCAAACGCATTCTCGCTTACTCGACGCTTTCGCAGCTCGGTTACATGGTGATGGCGGTGGGCATGGGCGGGCCGACTGAGGCGATGTATCATTTAACGACGCACGCGTTTTTCAAGGCGCTGCTGTTCCTCGGCGCGGGCTCGGTGATTTACGCGGTGCATCACGAGCAGAACATTTGGAAGATGGGCGCGCTTCGCAAAAAATTGCCGGTGACATTCTGGACGTTCATCGTGGGCACGCTGGCGTTGTGCGGCATGTGGCCGTTGAGCGGATTTTTCAGCAAGGACGGCATTCTCGGGTTGGCGCTGGAAAAAAATCACATCGCGCTTTTTGTGCTGGGCGCGGGCGTGGCGTTTTTGACGACTTTTTACATGTCGCGATTGGTTTTCGTGGCGTTCTTCGGCGGCGAACGCTCGCACGCGGCGGAGCATCCGCATGAATCGCCGGGGATCATGTTGTGGCCGCTGCGAATTCTTGCGGTGTTGAGCGCGATTGGCGGTGTCATAGGCATCGAAGGAATTTATCAACGCGCGTTTGAGCCGAACACGGTATTGGAAAGTGGAGGATTTTTGGGACAGATTCCCGCGCGTTTGCTGGGGCCGTTCGATGCGCAACCGTTGGGCGCGGTCATCGGGCTTGGCTGCGTAATTTTTGGCGCGTTGCTGGCGTGGTCATTGTATGGAAGCGCGTCGGTGGATCCGCTGCCTTCGAAGCTTGGCTGGCTTTCGCGCGCGATGCGTAATCGGTTTTATTTTGACGAATTTTACGAACACGTGCTGATTCCTTACACGCAGGAAGCGGCTTCAAAAATTGCCGATGCCTTCGACCGCATGATCATCGCCGGCCTGGGCGTGCGCGGAACGGAAGGCACGACGGATTTGTTCGGCCGTGCGCTACGCCTGGCGCAAAACGGAAGCATCCAAACCTACGCTTTCCTGCTCGTGGCAGGACTCGCGGTCGTGTTGTATTTCGTGCTGGCACAATGA